TTATCTTGTTCTGCTCCCTTTTGAGTGCCGTTCTTTACGTGAAGCTATTCCAAATCGTTCAGAAACGCGAGTCCTCTCCTTACAGCTAAACCACAACAGAAAACGAAAAGTGGTTGCGCAGCGATAACCTCCTGCCAACCACTTTTTCATTTTCAGCATTATAATTTTTTCGGAGCTTCTAATTTCACAGGGTCAACCATTACTTTTATTTGTGTTGACGTTCCTTCGATCGTTACTTTCACATCGGAAACAACCATTTCTTTTGGCGTTTTTGCGACGTTGGTAACCGCAATGAACTGATCCAGCTCCGGAGTCCAGGTAAGTCCAGTAGCTTGGATCATCGCCTTCACTGTATGAACGTCAGGAACCCCTTCATACATGATACCGTCTATTGTTTTTTGATCACCGCTCAGCATAACGCTTACCCATATCGCTTTTTCGTTTGCCGAATTTTCTTGCTTTGGATAATAAAAGCGGTAGAAGTTTGTTTTCTTCTCTAGTTCAAGCGTAAATGGTAACGTGTGAATACCCTTTTCAGCTAATTCGTCTCTTATGCTGTTGTAATTACTCAGGTACGTTTTGGTTGTCATATTTTTAAACGCAGAATCAGAATGGTTCATTTTTTGTTCTTTCTCATGTGAAATGCTGTTTTCAATTGCAGTCGTTTGGTTAGAACCTCCGAATACGGTAAGACCCGCGACTACGACTATTGCTGCTACTGAGATAGAGACTGCATATTTTTTCATTCTGGGTTCCCTTCTGGCGAAGCCGCATCGATTTCCTTCGCCCCTGTCATTTTTAGCAATGCCTCATAAGAGACTGGTAAAAGTGATTCTGCGATACCAGCCGCCGTATAAACCACAGAAAAGCGCTTCAAGGAGCGATCCACATAGACAGGCACTTCCTCCTGCAAAGCAAACGGACAAACTGCTCCGACACGGAAGCCCGTCATTTTTTCTACCTCTTCCGGCGTAGCCATCTTCGGCTTTCCTTGTCCAAAAACTGCCTTCACTTGCTTGGGATGGACACGTACATCGCCTGCTGCCACAAACAAGGCGAACTGCTCATCTACCCGAAACAAGATCGACTTTGCGATTTGGCCGATCTCGACACCCAATGCCTGTGCAGCCACTTCGGACGTAGGCAACGGCTGTTCAAACAAAATCGGCTCGATGCTCGAGTCATAGCGTTGTACGTAGCTGCGAACCTTTTCCAACGGGCTTGCGATCATTCCCCGTCACTCCCAATCTCCACTAAAAAAACGTCATCGCCTTGCGACACACTACCTGTCGTGACAACCGAAGCATAAACGCCGAAGTGACTGTTGTGACGCTTGACGCATGCCTTCAATACGGCAGGAGTCATCGCCAAGGTATCCGGATCGATATTGACATATACACA
This genomic stretch from Brevibacillus sp. DP1.3A harbors:
- a CDS encoding YbaK/EbsC family protein; translation: MIASPLEKVRSYVQRYDSSIEPILFEQPLPTSEVAAQALGVEIGQIAKSILFRVDEQFALFVAAGDVRVHPKQVKAVFGQGKPKMATPEEVEKMTGFRVGAVCPFALQEEVPVYVDRSLKRFSVVYTAAGIAESLLPVSYEALLKMTGAKEIDAASPEGNPE